In Trichlorobacter lovleyi, the DNA window TGCTGCAATGGCTGCCAGCTTGTCCTGCATCAGGTCATGTCCCGGGCCGGTGCCACCGCAGTAACGGGGGGCCTCCACCTCATGCTGTAGTGCAGGCTCACCGGTGCCGACTTCGTAGACCAGAAAACGATCTGCCTTGCCGAAATGGGTATCAATATGTTTGCCATCTGATGATGTTACGGCAATCAACATGACTGATCCTTTCCTGCCTGTCAGGGGGGCGCGGGACTTTTCGCCCTGGCAAGGTACCCGCAGGGCTGCAGCGCAGACACACCAAACGGTGCGTCGAGCATGCCCAGCCGGGGGGGGACGATGCCAGAGCGAAAAAGAACCGTCCCTAGGCTGCTACCGGTGCGAAGGTGAAGCACTTCTTGGAGCAGGTCTTGCCACAGGCCTCACAGCCGATACAGTTGCCGGCATTGGCCACCCGCATGAACATCTTGGCTGAATCATCTTCGTCCAGTTCTTCAAATGCCAGAACGTCGTGGCTGCAGACCTTGAAGCAGCGGCCACAGCCGATGCAGGTCTCTTCGTCAATGGAAACGATAAACTGGGGGGTCCACTCGTGCTTGTCTTTGGTGAGTCCGGTGATGTAGGCCATTTTGATTTCCTCCTGTTTTATGGATGGATGCGGTATTTCCGCAATCCTGTCGTTGCTTTGCAAGCATGTCTTGTGCGCCACTGCCCCGGCAGTTGGAGCCCGGCGAAAAACTCATATCCCTTCATGGTACTGCGCCATCATGCTAGTCGTCTTCAAATGAGACGGCCTGTCCCTTGTTCATCGCCTTGCGCAGCCAGGGGGGGGGATTGCCCCGTAATACCTCCTGCAGCCTTGCCACGGTCTCCGGCAGACTGACCTCGGCATTGGTCTTCATGGGATGAATCTTCTGAGCCACCAGTTTTGCTGCCGCCGGT includes these proteins:
- a CDS encoding Fe-only nitrogenase accessory AnfO family protein translates to MLIAVTSSDGKHIDTHFGKADRFLVYEVGTGEPALQHEVEAPRYCGGTGPGHDLMQDKLAAIAASLGDCRVIVTSMIGESPKAEMERLGIEIISISGPVSDVLKEVIKLY
- the fdxB gene encoding ferredoxin III, nif-specific; protein product: MAYITGLTKDKHEWTPQFIVSIDEETCIGCGRCFKVCSHDVLAFEELDEDDSAKMFMRVANAGNCIGCEACGKTCSKKCFTFAPVAA